A region of Halalkaliarchaeum desulfuricum DNA encodes the following proteins:
- a CDS encoding universal stress protein, with translation MTPSHVLVPLDGSPLAADALVYALDVFDCRITVLNVVTPIDVKMSEGGILEPEMSRLEEANERAERLIERARVRAEAADRTVETAIETGDPAETILAYIEGSDVDQVVMGSHGGPRTGVVRRLLGTVATTVTGESPVPVTVVQ, from the coding sequence GTGACGCCATCACACGTGCTCGTTCCGCTGGACGGTTCACCATTAGCCGCCGACGCGCTCGTTTACGCCCTCGATGTATTCGACTGTCGAATCACCGTGCTGAACGTCGTGACGCCGATCGACGTGAAGATGAGCGAAGGCGGAATCCTCGAACCCGAGATGTCGCGGCTCGAGGAGGCCAACGAGCGTGCCGAACGGTTGATCGAACGCGCCCGGGTTCGGGCCGAGGCCGCGGATCGGACGGTCGAAACGGCAATCGAGACCGGCGATCCGGCGGAGACGATACTCGCGTACATCGAGGGCTCCGACGTGGATCAGGTGGTGATGGGGAGTCACGGCGGGCCGCGAACCGGCGTCGTTCGTCGGTTGTTGGGAACCGTCGCAACCACCGTCACCGGCGAATCGCCAGTTCCCGTAACGGTTGTTCAGTGA
- a CDS encoding YccF domain-containing protein has protein sequence MTQRSLLTRALWFLFVGWWTTPIVVNVAWALNATVILIPIGIKLINLVPTVLTLAEPRSLSDQSSSRGQYSLLLRAIYFVLVGWWLSFLWANVAALLAITIIGLPIAIWMLNRLPFVTSLYRFHG, from the coding sequence ATGACCCAACGATCCCTCCTCACCCGGGCGCTGTGGTTCCTCTTCGTGGGCTGGTGGACGACCCCGATCGTCGTCAACGTCGCCTGGGCGCTGAACGCCACCGTGATCCTCATCCCGATCGGAATCAAGCTAATAAACCTCGTCCCGACGGTGCTCACGCTGGCGGAACCGCGGTCGCTTTCCGACCAGTCCTCGAGCCGCGGCCAGTATTCGTTACTACTCCGGGCGATCTACTTCGTGCTCGTCGGCTGGTGGCTGAGTTTCCTGTGGGCCAACGTGGCCGCGCTGCTCGCGATCACCATAATCGGACTCCCGATCGCGATCTGGATGCTGAACCGGCTCCCGTTCGTGACGTCGCTCTACCGGTTCCACGGCTGA
- a CDS encoding inorganic phosphate transporter, whose protein sequence is MTMAFWVLVVLATVTGLFMAWSLGANSNSPPFAPAIGANAVSTMRAAFLIGILAAAGAVTQGGSISETVGTDLILGTTITPLAATTGLLVAATFMTFGVYSGYPVPAAFATTGAMVGVGLSLGGAPAFETYRRIGTFWLLVPPVSGGLAYLTATLLRRDDVPETVGVPLLAAVVAAILAHIRLGVIPHPDRAQGSVAEFASHALGSPSIFGVDPALGVVTVVFAAVGFLYIRRKVSASVDRGIRSFLLVLGGIVAFSSGGSQVGLATGPLEELYGVELGLPGIVLLTIGAMGILAGAWMGAPRLLQATSREYAQLGVRRSIAALVPGFIIAQAAIALGIPISFNNIIISGVIGGGLAAGAAGVSRKKIGVTITFWLLTLASSIGIGFGLYRLFSTLLGIQ, encoded by the coding sequence ATGACCATGGCGTTCTGGGTGCTCGTCGTCCTCGCGACGGTGACCGGGCTGTTCATGGCATGGTCACTTGGTGCCAACAGCAACTCGCCCCCGTTCGCGCCGGCGATCGGCGCCAACGCCGTCTCGACGATGCGTGCGGCGTTCCTGATCGGAATCCTCGCGGCCGCCGGCGCGGTCACCCAGGGGGGAAGTATTTCCGAAACCGTCGGAACCGACCTCATACTGGGGACGACTATCACCCCGCTGGCGGCGACGACGGGACTACTCGTCGCCGCGACGTTCATGACGTTCGGCGTCTATTCGGGGTATCCCGTCCCGGCGGCGTTCGCGACGACCGGCGCGATGGTGGGGGTGGGCCTCTCGCTGGGCGGCGCTCCCGCGTTCGAGACGTACCGTCGGATCGGAACGTTCTGGCTGCTCGTCCCGCCGGTGTCGGGCGGACTCGCGTACCTGACTGCGACACTCCTCCGCCGGGACGACGTCCCCGAAACCGTCGGCGTTCCCCTGCTGGCGGCGGTCGTCGCAGCAATTCTCGCACACATCCGGCTCGGGGTGATTCCACATCCCGATCGCGCCCAGGGATCGGTTGCGGAGTTCGCGTCGCACGCGCTCGGTAGTCCGAGTATCTTCGGCGTCGATCCGGCACTCGGGGTCGTCACCGTCGTCTTCGCCGCAGTTGGATTCCTATACATTCGGCGGAAGGTGTCCGCGTCCGTCGATCGGGGGATCAGGTCGTTCCTCCTCGTCCTCGGCGGAATCGTCGCGTTCAGCAGCGGCGGGAGTCAGGTGGGGCTGGCGACCGGTCCACTGGAGGAGTTGTACGGGGTCGAACTCGGTCTTCCGGGGATCGTGTTGTTGACAATCGGGGCCATGGGGATCCTCGCCGGGGCGTGGATGGGGGCCCCACGACTGTTGCAGGCCACCTCCCGGGAGTACGCCCAGCTGGGCGTGCGACGTTCGATCGCGGCACTGGTTCCGGGGTTCATCATCGCGCAGGCCGCGATCGCGCTCGGGATTCCGATCTCCTTTAATAACATCATCATCTCGGGCGTGATCGGCGGCGGGCTGGCCGCCGGGGCCGCCGGCGTCTCCCGCAAGAAGATCGGGGTGACGATAACGTTCTGGCTGCTCACACTGGCATCGTCGATCGGGATCGGGTTCGGGCTGTATCGGCTGTTTTCGACGCTCCTGGGGATCCAGTGA
- a CDS encoding SOS response-associated peptidase, protein MCGRNSLFVPREQLEARFDAELVADGGYEPRYNIAPGDSLEVITAEAPDEIDRYRWGIVPPWSDSPGRGELLINARSETVAEKPTFRDAWKARPCLVLSSGFYEWQSTAGGSKRPYRIHRDGDTVFAMAGLWEPPDAREDNAGETVPRVTILTTEANRLMEPIHDRMPVLLPEETESEWLAAGPAAREELCRPYPDDDLDAYEISTRVNDPGNDDERVIEPLEHEQSGLGEFS, encoded by the coding sequence ATGTGCGGACGGAACTCACTGTTCGTCCCGCGGGAGCAGTTGGAAGCGCGGTTCGACGCCGAACTCGTCGCCGATGGTGGGTACGAACCGCGATACAATATCGCCCCCGGAGACAGCCTGGAAGTGATCACGGCCGAAGCCCCGGACGAGATCGATCGGTATCGCTGGGGAATCGTTCCGCCCTGGAGCGATAGTCCGGGTCGCGGAGAACTCCTGATCAACGCCCGAAGTGAAACAGTCGCCGAGAAGCCGACGTTTCGGGACGCGTGGAAAGCGCGTCCGTGTCTCGTCCTCTCGTCCGGATTTTACGAGTGGCAGTCGACGGCTGGGGGATCGAAACGGCCGTATCGGATCCACCGGGACGGGGACACCGTGTTCGCGATGGCGGGGCTGTGGGAGCCCCCCGACGCCCGGGAGGACAACGCAGGCGAAACGGTCCCGAGAGTAACGATCCTGACCACAGAGGCGAACCGGTTGATGGAGCCGATCCACGATCGGATGCCCGTTCTGCTTCCGGAAGAGACCGAATCCGAGTGGCTCGCTGCGGGACCTGCAGCTCGGGAAGAACTGTGTCGTCCGTACCCCGACGACGACCTCGATGCGTACGAGATCTCGACGCGGGTGAACGATCCCGGAAACGACGACGAGCGCGTGATCGAACCCCTCGAACACGAACAGTCCGGCCTGGGCGAGTTCTCCTGA